The Chloroflexia bacterium SDU3-3 genome has a segment encoding these proteins:
- a CDS encoding DUF3977 family protein, producing the protein MGADALPMNHFVECGLGNPWPLSTEHEYADGVERRIAGAAWPHAFSHLYLRCWVGYAVLVLNRHGLHAQAKRRWAFKLLLGVAGHTDDAALDARWSTP; encoded by the coding sequence ATGGGTGCTGACGCGTTGCCGATGAACCACTTTGTCGAGTGCGGGCTTGGCAACCCGTGGCCGCTCTCGACCGAGCACGAGTACGCGGACGGTGTCGAGCGGCGGATTGCGGGCGCGGCGTGGCCGCACGCGTTCTCGCACCTCTACCTGCGCTGCTGGGTGGGCTACGCGGTTCTGGTGCTGAATAGGCACGGTCTGCACGCGCAGGCCAAGCGGCGCTGGGCGTTCAAGCTGCTGCTGGGCGTGGCTGGCCACACCGATGATGCGGCGCTTGATGCCCGCTGGAGCACACCATGA
- a CDS encoding GNAT family N-acetyltransferase — protein MITARPTEESDLDFVLAAESHPDNWPFVGQWSREQHLQAMASADCAHRILCDPADMRAVGYTIVRGLANPDRTVELMRLVITEKGRGHGHAALRWAKRLAFEEHGAHRLWLDVIERNARARHLYAAEGFVEEGTLRECHATPDGGRDSLVLMGMLRREYEALAGGAGDGC, from the coding sequence ATGATCACCGCACGCCCGACCGAGGAGTCGGACCTTGACTTTGTGCTGGCCGCCGAGAGCCACCCCGACAACTGGCCCTTCGTGGGCCAGTGGAGCCGCGAGCAGCACCTGCAGGCTATGGCCAGCGCCGACTGCGCCCACCGCATCCTGTGCGATCCCGCCGACATGCGCGCGGTGGGCTACACGATCGTGCGCGGGCTGGCGAACCCCGACCGCACCGTGGAGCTGATGCGGCTGGTGATCACCGAGAAGGGGCGGGGCCACGGCCACGCGGCGCTGCGCTGGGCCAAGCGGCTGGCCTTCGAGGAGCATGGCGCGCACCGGCTGTGGCTGGATGTGATCGAGCGCAACGCCAGGGCGCGGCACCTCTACGCCGCCGAGGGCTTTGTGGAGGAGGGCACGCTGCGCGAGTGCCACGCCACCCCCGACGGCGGGCGCGACTCGCTGGTGCTGATGGGTATGCTGCGCCGCGAGTACGAGGCGCTGGCGGGCGGTGCGGGCGATGGGTGCTGA
- the treS gene encoding maltose alpha-D-glucosyltransferase — MTSDGLWYKDAIFYELQVKSFFDSNGDGIGDFPGLIEKLDYLQDLGVDCIWITPFYPSPLRDDGYDIADYYGVHSDFGTIKDMRQFIKEAHRRGMRVMTDLVMNHTSDQHPWFQAARSDPKSPYRNYYVWSDTDDKYKDARIIFTDTERSNWTWDPVAKQYFWHRFFSHQPDLNFENPKVRQAIFKVLRFWLDMGIDGFRADAVPYLFEEEGTNCENLPRTHAYLQAVRAEIDRLYPGRILLAEANQWPADVRPYFGNGDEFHMAFNFPLMPRLFMSVRREDRTPIIDIISQLPEIPDNCQWCLFLRNHDELTLEMVTDEERDYMYHEYAKDPRMKINLGIRRRLAPLLENGRRRMELLNAIMFSMPGSPIIYYGDEIGMGDNIYLGDRNGVRTPMQWSSDRNAGFSRAESARLYSPVITDAVYGYQGINVEAQQRDQSSLLNWMKRLIRLRRRHPVFSRGQITFLHPANTKVLAYVRHDEHETLLCVNNLSRFVQPCELDLSQFSGDTPVELFGETVFPKIGELPYFITLGPHGFYWFRLERQG; from the coding sequence ATGACCAGCGACGGCCTGTGGTACAAGGATGCCATCTTCTACGAGCTTCAGGTGAAGTCCTTCTTCGATAGCAACGGCGACGGCATCGGCGACTTCCCGGGCCTGATCGAGAAGCTGGACTACCTCCAGGACCTCGGGGTGGACTGCATCTGGATCACGCCCTTCTACCCATCCCCGCTGCGCGACGACGGCTACGACATCGCCGACTACTACGGCGTCCACAGCGACTTCGGCACCATCAAGGACATGCGGCAGTTCATCAAAGAGGCCCACCGGCGCGGCATGCGCGTGATGACCGACCTGGTGATGAACCACACATCCGACCAGCACCCCTGGTTCCAGGCCGCCCGCTCCGACCCCAAGTCGCCCTACCGCAACTACTACGTCTGGAGCGACACCGACGACAAGTATAAAGACGCCCGCATCATCTTCACCGACACCGAGCGCTCGAACTGGACCTGGGATCCGGTGGCCAAGCAGTACTTCTGGCACCGCTTTTTCAGCCACCAGCCCGACCTGAACTTCGAGAACCCCAAGGTGCGCCAGGCGATCTTCAAGGTGCTGCGCTTCTGGCTCGACATGGGCATCGACGGCTTCCGCGCCGACGCCGTGCCCTACCTGTTCGAGGAAGAGGGCACCAACTGCGAGAACCTGCCCCGCACCCACGCCTACCTGCAGGCCGTGCGCGCCGAGATCGACCGGCTCTACCCTGGCCGCATTCTGCTGGCCGAGGCCAACCAGTGGCCCGCCGACGTGCGCCCCTACTTCGGCAACGGCGACGAGTTCCACATGGCCTTCAACTTCCCGCTGATGCCGCGCCTGTTCATGTCGGTGCGCCGCGAGGACCGCACGCCGATCATCGACATCATCTCGCAGCTGCCCGAGATCCCCGACAACTGCCAGTGGTGCCTGTTCCTGCGCAACCACGACGAGCTGACCCTGGAGATGGTCACCGACGAGGAGCGCGACTACATGTACCACGAGTACGCCAAAGACCCGCGCATGAAGATCAACCTGGGCATCCGCCGCCGCCTGGCCCCGCTGCTCGAAAACGGGCGACGCCGCATGGAGCTGCTCAACGCGATCATGTTCTCCATGCCCGGCAGCCCGATCATCTACTACGGCGACGAGATCGGCATGGGCGACAACATCTACCTGGGCGACCGCAACGGCGTGCGCACCCCCATGCAGTGGAGCAGCGACCGCAACGCGGGCTTCTCGCGTGCGGAGTCGGCGCGGCTCTACAGCCCCGTGATCACCGACGCGGTGTACGGCTACCAGGGCATCAACGTCGAGGCCCAGCAGCGCGACCAGTCCTCGCTGCTGAACTGGATGAAGCGCCTCATCCGCCTGCGCAGGCGCCACCCGGTGTTCAGCCGTGGCCAGATCACCTTCCTGCACCCCGCCAACACCAAGGTGCTGGCCTACGTGCGCCACGACGAGCACGAGACGCTGCTGTGCGTCAACAACCTCTCGCGCTTTGTGCAGCCCTGCGAGCTGGACCTGAGCCAGTTCAGCGGCGACACCCCGGTGGAGCTGTTCGGCGAGACCGTCTTCCCCAAGATCGGCGAGCTGCCCTACTTCATCACGCTGGGGCCGCACGGCTTCTACTGGTTCCGCCTAGAGCGCCAGGGCTAG
- the lpdA gene encoding dihydrolipoyl dehydrogenase, with protein sequence MSESRYDVVVLGAGPGGYVAAIRCAQLGLKTAIVERQYMGGVCLNVGCIPTKALLHSAELYDEVREMEKFGIKISGAELDWPGVMANKDRVVKKMTGGVSFLMKKNKIDVHNGTGKLANSHTIVVTDNNGKETSVEANTIILALGGKWGRDIAQIGAIIDEDRILSSTGGLNQKSVPKSLIVVGAGAVGCEFSSMYRGFGSEVTLLEMMPRLVPNEDQEVGEELMRNFSKRGIKVKAGVKVSKVEKAADSVTATYTTADGKEESVTAEKMILGIGAPIPNTRDVGLNETGVELDDRGYIKVNTFMQTSVPNIYAIGDCVDKGPYLAHKASAEGVVAAEAIAGHHAQPIDYSKVPACTYCYPEIGSVGLTEQKAREKGYEVKVGKFPFSANGRATILGQNGGFVKIVSDAKYDEVLGVHIIGPNATELIAEGAVALTHEATTESLMRTIHAHPTLYEALGEAEHAASSGAAIHV encoded by the coding sequence GTGAGCGAATCACGATATGATGTTGTTGTGCTGGGCGCAGGGCCGGGCGGCTACGTGGCCGCGATTCGCTGCGCGCAGCTTGGGCTAAAGACCGCGATCGTCGAGCGACAGTATATGGGCGGCGTCTGTCTGAACGTCGGCTGCATCCCCACCAAGGCCCTTTTGCACAGCGCCGAGCTGTACGACGAGGTGCGCGAGATGGAGAAGTTCGGCATCAAGATCAGCGGTGCCGAGCTGGACTGGCCGGGCGTGATGGCAAACAAGGATCGCGTTGTCAAGAAGATGACCGGCGGCGTCAGCTTCCTGATGAAGAAAAATAAGATCGACGTCCACAACGGCACCGGCAAGCTGGCCAACAGCCACACCATCGTCGTCACCGACAACAATGGCAAGGAGACCTCGGTCGAGGCCAACACCATCATCCTGGCGCTGGGCGGCAAGTGGGGCCGCGACATCGCCCAGATCGGCGCGATCATCGACGAGGACCGCATCCTCTCCTCCACCGGCGGCCTGAACCAGAAGTCGGTTCCCAAGTCGCTGATCGTGGTGGGCGCGGGCGCGGTGGGCTGCGAGTTCAGCTCGATGTACCGTGGCTTTGGCAGCGAGGTGACACTGCTGGAGATGATGCCTCGCCTGGTGCCCAACGAGGACCAGGAGGTCGGCGAGGAGCTGATGCGCAACTTCTCCAAGCGCGGCATCAAGGTCAAGGCTGGCGTCAAGGTCAGCAAGGTCGAGAAGGCCGCCGACTCGGTGACGGCCACCTACACCACCGCCGACGGCAAGGAGGAGAGCGTGACCGCCGAGAAGATGATCCTCGGCATCGGCGCGCCCATCCCCAACACCCGCGACGTAGGCCTGAACGAGACCGGCGTGGAGCTGGATGATCGCGGCTACATCAAGGTCAACACCTTCATGCAGACCAGCGTGCCCAACATCTACGCCATCGGCGACTGCGTGGACAAGGGGCCGTACCTGGCCCACAAGGCATCCGCCGAGGGCGTGGTGGCCGCCGAGGCTATCGCGGGCCACCACGCGCAGCCGATCGACTACAGCAAGGTGCCCGCCTGCACCTACTGCTACCCCGAGATCGGCAGCGTGGGCCTGACCGAGCAGAAGGCCCGCGAGAAGGGCTACGAGGTGAAGGTCGGCAAGTTCCCGTTCTCGGCCAACGGTCGCGCCACCATCCTCGGCCAGAACGGCGGCTTCGTGAAGATCGTCTCCGACGCGAAGTATGACGAGGTGCTGGGCGTCCACATCATCGGCCCCAACGCCACCGAGCTGATCGCCGAGGGCGCGGTGGCGCTCACGCACGAGGCCACCACCGAGTCGCTGATGCGCACCATCCACGCCCACCCCACGCTCTACGAGGCGCTGGGCGAGGCCGAGCACGCCGCATCGTCCGGCGCGGCCATCCACGTCTAG
- a CDS encoding pentapeptide repeat-containing protein, producing MPRPTPARAIEPPALPETLPHSWVEPESFGDQSAFAQALLSEIDLSDSITADVLFDRVLIRRGHFANSQWKLLQLLDVRMDGCDLASARWEKPHIQRAELLGCRLLGMTIQDAQCDNLLIQGCNAEAARFWASSFRGTRFEGCSLKAASFEGSNLGGAVFRGCNMSGCDLRRAKLKGADVRGCDLSGVQITPVEMKGLIVTPTQAAELAALFGLDIQPEEAAAARG from the coding sequence ATGCCTCGCCCAACCCCCGCGCGCGCGATTGAGCCGCCCGCGCTACCCGAGACCCTGCCGCACAGCTGGGTCGAGCCAGAGAGCTTTGGCGATCAGAGCGCCTTTGCGCAGGCGCTGCTGAGCGAGATCGATCTGAGCGACTCGATCACCGCCGATGTGCTGTTCGACCGGGTGCTGATCCGGCGGGGCCACTTTGCCAATAGTCAGTGGAAGCTGCTGCAGCTGCTGGATGTGCGGATGGACGGCTGCGACCTGGCCAGCGCCCGCTGGGAGAAGCCGCACATCCAGCGCGCCGAGCTGCTGGGCTGTAGGCTGCTGGGCATGACCATCCAGGACGCGCAGTGCGATAATCTGCTGATCCAGGGCTGCAATGCCGAGGCGGCGCGCTTCTGGGCGTCGTCGTTCCGGGGCACGCGGTTCGAGGGCTGCTCGCTGAAGGCAGCCTCGTTCGAGGGCAGCAACCTAGGCGGGGCGGTGTTTCGCGGCTGTAATATGAGCGGGTGCGATCTGCGGCGGGCCAAGCTGAAGGGCGCAGATGTGCGGGGCTGCGACCTGAGCGGCGTGCAGATCACCCCGGTGGAGATGAAGGGGCTGATCGTGACGCCCACGCAGGCGGCGGAGCTGGCGGCGCTGTTCGGGCTGGACATCCAGCCCGAGGAGGCCGCTGCGGCGCGGGGCTAG
- a CDS encoding inositol-3-phosphate synthase, with product MSALTRGLNISDTYLEDCVNAQRKKVRVAIVGVGNCASSLVQGVEFYRNASEDDFVPGLMHVNLGGYHVADVEFSAAFDVNEAKVGKDLSLALAAEPNNTIEFAKIPELGITVQRGPTLDGLGKYVSTVVTESPAEPVDVAKVLRETKTDVVVNYLPVGSEEATQFYATAALEAGCAFVNCIPVFIASRPEWQSRFREAGLPIIGDDIKSQVGATIVHRVLTNLFRDRGVRIDRTYQLNFGGNMDFYNMLERERLESKKISKTQAVTSQLNVPLPDEAVHVGPSDYVPWLTDRKWCHIRIEGTTFGNVPLNLELKLEVWDSPNSAGVVIDAVRCAKLALDRGISGQLEAPSSYLMKSPPVQFTDDEARQKVEEFIAGESAAQYR from the coding sequence ATGTCGGCACTCACGCGAGGATTGAACATATCAGATACCTATCTGGAGGACTGTGTGAACGCGCAACGAAAAAAGGTGCGGGTTGCGATTGTGGGCGTCGGGAACTGCGCGTCGTCGCTGGTGCAGGGTGTGGAGTTCTACCGCAACGCCAGCGAGGATGATTTTGTGCCTGGGCTGATGCATGTGAACTTGGGCGGCTACCACGTGGCCGATGTGGAGTTCTCCGCAGCATTTGATGTTAACGAGGCCAAGGTCGGCAAAGATCTGTCGCTGGCGCTGGCCGCCGAGCCGAATAATACCATCGAGTTCGCCAAGATCCCCGAGCTGGGCATCACGGTGCAGCGCGGCCCCACGCTGGATGGCCTGGGCAAGTATGTCTCCACCGTCGTCACCGAGTCACCCGCCGAGCCGGTGGATGTGGCCAAGGTGCTGCGCGAGACCAAGACCGATGTGGTGGTGAACTACCTGCCGGTCGGCTCGGAGGAGGCCACCCAGTTCTACGCCACCGCCGCGCTGGAGGCGGGCTGCGCCTTCGTGAACTGCATCCCCGTGTTCATCGCCTCGCGCCCCGAGTGGCAGTCGCGCTTCCGCGAGGCCGGCCTGCCGATCATCGGCGACGATATCAAGAGCCAGGTGGGCGCGACGATCGTGCACCGCGTGCTCACCAACCTGTTCCGCGACCGTGGCGTGCGCATCGACCGCACCTACCAGCTGAACTTTGGCGGCAACATGGATTTCTACAACATGCTGGAGCGCGAGCGGCTTGAGTCGAAGAAGATCTCGAAGACCCAGGCGGTGACGAGCCAGCTGAATGTGCCGCTGCCCGATGAGGCGGTGCACGTCGGCCCTTCCGACTATGTGCCCTGGCTGACCGACCGCAAGTGGTGCCACATCCGCATCGAGGGCACCACCTTCGGCAACGTGCCGCTGAACCTGGAGCTGAAGCTTGAGGTCTGGGATAGCCCGAACTCGGCGGGCGTGGTGATCGACGCGGTGCGCTGCGCCAAGCTGGCGCTCGACCGGGGCATCTCCGGCCAGCTAGAGGCCCCCTCCTCCTACCTGATGAAGTCGCCGCCCGTCCAGTTCACCGACGACGAGGCTCGCCAGAAGGTGGAGGAGTTTATCGCAGGTGAGAGCGCGGCGCAGTACCGCTAG
- the murA gene encoding UDP-N-acetylglucosamine 1-carboxyvinyltransferase: MESFTIEGGQQLSGTITPAGNKNAALPLIAATLLTDKEVVLHNVPQIGDVANKLALIEKLGARVERRGEHSWAICAAGVGDTQPEVATARKIRTSILLAGPLLARRGFVTLPRPGGDLIGRRRLDTHFLALQELGASIEVTPTAYVLRAERLRGTDIFLDEMSVTGTEQAIMAAVLAEGTTVIRNAASEPHVQDLCTMLNTLGAKIGGVGTNLLTIEGVAALGGGEHTIGPDFMEVASFIGLAAVTRSSIRIAQCRPDEHRMTAIAFGKLGVRWDVDGGDIVVPAQQELCVREDAHNAIPKIDSAPWPGFNPDLISIALVVATQARGTILIHEKMFESRLFFVDRLIGMGARIVLCDPHRAVVTGASQLYGEPEGLPSPDIRAGMALLIAALCAQGRSVIYNINQIDRGYERIDQRLQALGARIRRV; this comes from the coding sequence GTGGAAAGCTTTACCATCGAGGGCGGCCAGCAGCTCAGCGGCACCATCACCCCAGCGGGCAACAAAAACGCGGCGCTGCCGCTGATCGCCGCCACGCTGCTGACCGACAAAGAAGTGGTGCTGCACAACGTCCCCCAGATCGGCGATGTGGCCAACAAGCTGGCGCTGATCGAGAAGTTAGGGGCGCGGGTCGAGCGGCGCGGCGAGCACTCGTGGGCGATCTGCGCCGCTGGGGTCGGCGACACCCAGCCCGAGGTCGCCACCGCCCGCAAGATCCGCACGTCCATCCTGCTGGCCGGGCCGCTGCTGGCGCGGCGCGGCTTCGTCACCCTGCCGCGCCCCGGCGGCGATCTGATCGGGCGGCGGCGGCTGGACACCCACTTTCTGGCCCTGCAGGAGCTAGGCGCGTCGATCGAGGTGACGCCCACCGCCTACGTGCTGCGCGCCGAGCGGCTGCGCGGCACCGACATCTTCCTGGATGAGATGAGCGTCACCGGCACCGAGCAGGCGATCATGGCCGCCGTGCTGGCCGAGGGCACCACCGTCATCCGCAACGCTGCATCCGAGCCGCACGTGCAGGATCTGTGCACCATGCTCAACACGCTGGGGGCCAAGATCGGCGGCGTGGGCACCAACCTGCTCACGATCGAGGGCGTGGCAGCGCTGGGCGGCGGCGAGCACACTATCGGGCCAGATTTCATGGAGGTGGCCTCATTCATCGGCCTGGCCGCCGTCACCCGCAGCAGCATCCGGATCGCCCAGTGCCGCCCCGACGAGCACCGCATGACCGCCATCGCCTTCGGCAAGCTGGGCGTGCGCTGGGATGTGGATGGCGGCGACATCGTGGTGCCCGCCCAGCAGGAGCTGTGCGTGCGCGAGGACGCCCACAACGCCATCCCCAAGATCGACTCGGCCCCCTGGCCCGGCTTCAACCCCGACCTGATCAGCATCGCGCTGGTGGTGGCCACCCAGGCTCGCGGCACCATCCTGATCCACGAGAAGATGTTCGAGAGCCGCCTGTTCTTCGTCGACCGCCTGATCGGCATGGGCGCGCGAATCGTGCTGTGCGACCCGCACCGGGCGGTCGTCACCGGGGCCAGCCAGCTCTACGGCGAGCCAGAGGGCCTGCCAAGCCCCGACATCCGCGCGGGCATGGCCCTGCTGATCGCGGCGCTCTGCGCCCAGGGCCGCAGCGTGATCTATAATATTAATCAGATCGACCGTGGCTACGAGCGCATCGACCAGCGGCTGCAGGCGCTGGGGGCGCGCATCCGGCGCGTGTAG
- a CDS encoding sigma-54-dependent Fis family transcriptional regulator: MASEPTTRERILIADDEEGLRELLSDLLTDEGYEVDAVASGTDVMSRIDGGETYGLLLLDLKMPGISGIDILEKLRANNNDVPVIMITGYGTSSSAIRAMQMGAYDYLMKPFDNEEVVVTIRRLFEHRALASRVRQLEQRSPEDRMIGRSPAMREIYKTVGLVAASEASVLITGETGTGKELVANIIHQNSGRKGAFIPVNCAALPETLIESELFGHEKGAFTGAMAQRKGRFELANKGTIFLDEVGEISLPVQKKLLRVLQESEIERVGGAGAFKVDVRVIAATNRDLLEEVRLGNFREDLYYRLNVVNIHMPPLRERRGDLALLVEHFLNKYRFKPTAQPTRISEEAMQRIEEYDWPGNVRQLENEIERAVTLSQGRVVTSQILSLGTAGQPAQIDLANRVRNRDGLAQVLADVERILLQEALRQADGDADEAARRLQISTAELGKRLKTHSLSV; this comes from the coding sequence GTGGCATCAGAACCAACCACCCGCGAGCGTATTCTCATCGCGGATGATGAGGAAGGGCTGCGCGAGCTACTTTCCGACCTGCTGACCGACGAGGGCTACGAGGTCGATGCCGTCGCATCGGGCACCGATGTGATGAGCCGCATCGACGGCGGCGAGACCTATGGCCTGCTGCTGCTCGACCTCAAGATGCCTGGGATCAGCGGCATAGATATTCTGGAAAAGCTGCGCGCCAACAACAACGACGTGCCGGTGATCATGATCACGGGCTACGGCACATCGTCGAGCGCGATCCGCGCCATGCAGATGGGCGCATACGACTACCTGATGAAGCCCTTCGACAACGAGGAGGTGGTCGTCACCATCCGCCGCCTGTTCGAGCACCGCGCCCTGGCCTCGCGCGTGCGCCAGCTTGAGCAGCGCTCGCCCGAGGACCGCATGATCGGGCGCAGCCCCGCCATGCGCGAGATCTACAAGACCGTGGGCCTGGTGGCCGCATCCGAGGCGTCGGTGCTGATCACCGGCGAGACTGGCACCGGCAAGGAGCTGGTGGCCAACATCATCCACCAGAACTCGGGGCGCAAGGGCGCGTTCATCCCGGTGAACTGCGCGGCCCTGCCCGAGACCCTGATCGAGAGCGAGCTGTTCGGCCACGAGAAGGGCGCGTTCACCGGCGCGATGGCCCAGCGCAAGGGCCGCTTCGAGCTGGCCAATAAGGGCACGATCTTCCTGGATGAGGTGGGCGAGATCTCGCTGCCGGTGCAGAAGAAGCTGCTGCGCGTGCTCCAGGAGAGCGAGATCGAGCGCGTGGGCGGCGCGGGCGCGTTCAAAGTGGATGTGCGCGTGATCGCCGCCACCAACCGCGACCTGCTTGAGGAGGTGCGGCTGGGCAACTTCCGCGAGGATCTGTACTACCGGCTCAACGTGGTCAACATCCACATGCCGCCGCTGCGCGAGCGCCGGGGCGATCTGGCGCTGCTGGTCGAGCACTTTCTCAACAAGTATCGCTTCAAGCCCACCGCCCAGCCTACCCGTATCTCGGAAGAGGCCATGCAGCGCATCGAGGAGTACGACTGGCCCGGCAACGTGCGCCAGCTCGAAAACGAGATCGAGCGCGCCGTCACGCTCTCGCAGGGCCGGGTGGTCACCAGCCAGATCCTCAGCCTGGGCACGGCAGGCCAGCCCGCCCAGATCGACCTGGCAAACCGCGTGCGCAACCGCGACGGCCTGGCCCAGGTGCTGGCCGACGTCGAGCGGATCTTGCTGCAGGAGGCGCTGCGCCAGGCCGACGGCGACGCCGACGAGGCCGCCCGCAGGCTTCAGATCTCCACTGCCGAGCTGGGCAAGCGCCTGAAGACCCACAGCCTCTCGGTCTAG
- the rpoN gene encoding RNA polymerase factor sigma-54 — MDMSMGMGLLPQQQMRASPALIALNNMLVLSNTELQQLVQQEIEDNPALEQLESEESLCSRCGRPLSGATCIYCLHEDMRLAEAERDDSSGTPPDDEFDPMLAIAAPISLQESLQRDLHISLPQEDHGIADYLLGSLNDQGFLDDDVDIIADILRTDAPRVERVLKKLQELGPAGVGARNIQECLLIQIDRLEATGISNPHIHKIVADHWLDLGEHRYGVIAQALGISYEDVVEARDFMRQHLRPFPLESTGDGHTTSETTYLIPDVIIREEADKLVIEVVESRRFYLRLSPIYQDLTQAVTAGEQQVSVEERDHLRTFVSRARLFLTNIRQRRETIRRIAEYLVERQEAYLRHGVRHLEPLTRAEVANAVGVHESTVSRATANKFVQLPSKQIVPFSHFFTASLSIKDVIQELVNNEKVPLTDQELVEMLGERGFDVARRTVAKYRAQLGILPSTLR; from the coding sequence ATGGATATGTCGATGGGGATGGGGCTGCTGCCGCAGCAGCAGATGCGTGCATCGCCCGCACTGATCGCGCTCAACAACATGCTGGTGCTCTCGAACACCGAGCTGCAGCAGCTGGTGCAGCAGGAGATCGAGGACAACCCGGCCCTTGAGCAGCTGGAGAGCGAGGAGTCGCTGTGCAGCCGCTGCGGTCGCCCGCTGAGCGGTGCGACCTGCATCTACTGCCTCCACGAGGACATGCGCCTAGCCGAGGCCGAGCGCGACGATAGCAGCGGCACGCCGCCCGACGACGAGTTCGACCCCATGCTGGCCATCGCCGCGCCGATCTCGCTGCAGGAGAGCCTGCAGCGCGACCTGCACATCTCGCTGCCCCAGGAGGATCACGGCATCGCCGACTACCTGCTCGGCTCGCTCAACGACCAAGGCTTCCTCGACGATGATGTCGATATTATCGCCGATATCCTGCGCACCGATGCCCCACGCGTCGAGCGCGTGCTCAAGAAGCTCCAGGAGCTTGGCCCGGCGGGCGTGGGCGCGCGCAACATCCAGGAGTGCCTGCTCATCCAGATCGATAGGCTTGAGGCCACCGGCATCAGCAACCCCCACATCCACAAGATCGTAGCTGACCACTGGCTCGATCTCGGCGAGCACCGCTACGGCGTGATCGCCCAGGCCCTCGGCATCAGCTACGAGGATGTGGTGGAGGCCCGCGACTTCATGCGCCAGCACCTGCGGCCCTTCCCGCTGGAGAGCACCGGCGACGGCCACACCACATCCGAGACCACCTACCTCATCCCCGACGTGATCATCCGCGAGGAGGCCGACAAGCTGGTGATCGAAGTGGTTGAGTCGCGCCGCTTCTACCTGCGGCTCAGCCCGATCTACCAGGATCTCACCCAGGCCGTCACCGCTGGCGAGCAGCAGGTCTCCGTCGAGGAGCGCGACCACCTGCGCACCTTCGTGTCGCGGGCGCGGCTGTTCCTCACCAACATCCGCCAGCGCCGCGAGACCATCCGCCGCATCGCCGAGTATCTGGTGGAGCGGCAGGAGGCCTACCTGCGCCACGGCGTGCGCCACCTGGAGCCGCTGACCCGCGCCGAGGTGGCCAACGCGGTGGGCGTGCACGAGTCGACGGTGAGCCGCGCCACCGCCAACAAGTTTGTGCAGCTCCCCAGCAAGCAGATCGTCCCCTTCAGCCACTTCTTCACCGCATCGCTCTCGATCAAGGATGTGATCCAGGAGCTGGTCAACAACGAGAAGGTGCCGCTCACCGATCAAGAGCTAGTGGAGATGCTAGGTGAGCGCGGGTTCGACGTGGCCCGCCGCACGGTGGCCAAATACCGCGCGCAGCTGGGCATCCTGCCCTCTACGCTGCGCTAG
- a CDS encoding GlsB/YeaQ/YmgE family stress response membrane protein, with product MDLLLEIIMAVTIVGICGAIAEFVVGYSPGQILLVMLVGVVGAYLGNGIAIGLAAFIPSLPSLILIRVGTFTFDLIWTFLGSCLILLVLSLLRGGRRRTIFANGAGE from the coding sequence ATGGACCTGCTGCTTGAGATCATTATGGCGGTGACGATCGTGGGGATCTGCGGCGCGATCGCCGAGTTCGTGGTGGGCTACAGCCCCGGCCAGATCCTGCTGGTGATGCTGGTGGGCGTGGTAGGCGCATACCTTGGCAACGGTATCGCGATTGGGCTGGCGGCCTTCATCCCATCGCTGCCATCGCTCATCCTGATCAGGGTCGGCACCTTTACCTTCGACCTGATCTGGACCTTCCTTGGCTCGTGCCTCATCCTGCTGGTGCTTTCGCTGCTGCGCGGCGGGCGGCGGCGCACGATCTTCGCCAACGGCGCTGGCGAGTAG